The region GTGGCCTCCCAGGCTAGATAAAGGTGCGGCCACCTGAACCCTGGCAGCAGGGCCCAAGGGGACAGATTCCTGGGCACACGTCAGTGGGAAGGCCAGTTCACATACCAGCACATGTCCAAAGGCAGGCCGGGGCCCTGTGTGCAAAGCGGATGAGTCAGGACTGATCCTGCGGCCAGCCCTTTGCTGATGGCAGCACCTGGGCCATCAGATCCCAGCCAACCCTCCACTATCTTTGTCCCAAAACCTCTCAGACGTTTGGGTTCCAGTGCCCCATCTTGGGCCACCTCCAGTGATCATACACCCACCCAGACCTCACCTGGCTCGACCTGCTCCTGGAGCAGGCATGGGGATGGATGGGGTTGGGCCAGGACCCGAGGCCGGCGGCGGGGGGCATTGGCTGATGCCCGCGTCTCAGCCCGCTGCATCTGCTGGATCCGCTCGCTGTAAAGCCGGGCCAGCTCTCGCACTCGGGATGCTGCCCGCTCTGAGTGCGGGGCTCCTGCCTTCCcactcctgctgcctccacccaGATCCGAATCCTCCAGGATCAGCAGTGGCTCTGGGAAGCCTGGCCGGGCCAGCTGTCCCTGCTCCAATGCCTGCCATGCACTTCGGATTTCTGAGCAAGAGCGAAATTCCAGCTCATCTGGGAATCCCTGAGCTTGGGTGACATTCTGGGgctggaaatctgggaatgatatcccttctccttcctgctcCTGTCCTGCCCTGCTTTCTGAGGGAGGCTCTCCCAGCTCCCCAGGGTTGCTTCTAGGGAATAGTTCTCTCCTGAGGGCTAGGGCCTCGGCCGGCTCCTGCAGAGGGCATGGGAGCCAGGAGTCACAGGGAGCAGGAGCGCTGGGGAGACTGGGAATGTCGGGCACACTGGGAATGGATGGAAGGCAGGGCATTTCAAAAACACTGGGAATGTCAGAGAGACCAGGAAGGCAGGGAACTTCGGGAATTTCGGGGAGGGTAGGTATGTCAGGAATCTTAGTAAGACTGGGAATGTCGGGAATTTCAGCTGCACTGGGACTTTCAAGCCCCTCTAAGACGTGGAGTGGAGAAGGTTCCCGTTCATCCATCTccagctcttcctcttcctcctcctcttctgaaGAGTCCCGGCTGGGCAGGGCTTGGAATGTGAGCGGTTTGCTGTCGCCTGGCACCTGGGAGTCTCTGGGGAATTTGGGACTGTCGTGGATTGCTGGCTGTAGTGAGCATGGGAAGAAGCCAAGACATCAGGGTGGGCTGGCTGACCTGGTCCCTGCTCTCTGTCTGCCCATGACACAGTCCCAAGAATATGCCGGgggtggtggtacacgcctgtaatcccagaagctcgggaggctgagacaggaggatcgtaagttcaaagccagcctcagcaacttagcatggccctaagcaacaggcaagaccttgtctctaaaaaaaatatgaaaagggctggggatgtggctcagtgggcatgTGCCCCTGGAAtaaatcccagtaccaaagaagaaaaacaagagtcCCAAGAACACCATGATGAGGTGCCCAGCTCACCCCAGGATCCCGGAGGCCTCTCTGGTTTAGCAGTTCCAAGATTTCTTCAGTGATTGAGGTTCCAGAGGGGTCCAGTGAAGGGGGCCCAGCATCCTCCAGGTCTTCAGGGGGTCCAGAAGCTGGGACTGTTGGCTGCGATTCTGAGGGGGGAAACAGCTCCCCTTCGCTGCCAGCATGCTGTGAGGAGAGTGAGCGGAAGGCAGGAGCCAGGAGGGCCCCGGCCCTTGACTTTGAGTCCCAGTTCCCTCCTTCAGTTGGGGGAATCTAAGCCCCAACCCTCTTATTCAGACCCAGGATTTTGGAACTTAAAACAACTCCTCCATCAGACCCAGACCTCTAGGCCTTGCCTTGGGGTGCTTCTTACCTTGAATCCAGGCTTATCTGGAGATGgagaaacaggaagagaaagagtgagatgcagaaaagAGTTATTCCTTCTAATTAATGAATGACCCCATCCCCTTCCTCCAGCACCCGGGGTATCCCCTGGGGTAagagaaacagacagacagagagggaAGGACCAGTCACTGACCATTCTGTGGAAACATGACATACGGGTCCTTCATTGGCTCTGGGGAGGATACAGTGATATCAGGAGCCTCACTCTCACTGGATTTCGGGGTCACCTCTAGGTGGAGGTACTTACCAGACTGCCTGCGGCCACGACGAGCAGCAGAGAGCCCTGGGGATGGAGCTGTGGGAGACGCAGGTCGGAATCCTGTAAGGAGCGGTCCCAAGATcctgggaggggagggctggggggccAGCCTCAGCCCGCCCTCATTTACCTGTATTCCTTCGGCCAGGGGTGAAATTTCCAGCATCCCGAGGTTGGGGAGACCCGAGTGGGGGTGTAAGGGGCTCTGGGACAGTCTTACTTTTCAGAGCACCTGTGGAGAGAGTTTCAGGCTGAAAGCCCACTTTCCTTGGAAGTAACTGTCCAATTTCCACAGCCTCCGGCCAAGGTCCCAACTCACTGTGCAGGCTGTTCTCCAGGAGAACTTGTTTTGCCTGAAAGAGACACGGGTGAGGGTCAAGTCGGCTGGTCTGCGAGCACCACACCATTCTCATAAACGGGTGCTTTTGCATCAGGCCCGACGTGGCTGATGACCACTAATCCTCACCAGGAACCTAGGAGGTGGCCACCAGAATTCCCCCAGGTAAGAAAGTTGAGACCCAAAGAGGTtaaaagtgacttgcccaaggtcacaaagcagGGTCATGGTGAAGCTGAGATTCAAGCCCAGGTGGTCTAATTCTGTGCCTTTAGTGACCATGTTACAGGAGTGTCCCTGAACTCAGAGGGTCTTCGGGTACTATGGGGGTAGGGTCTCCAGCACTCTAGCCCCCCGGCCCCGCACAGTGGCAGGAGCTGTACCTTGGCAGGAATGGAGGCAGGGTGGTTCTCAAAGAAGAGGCGCTGGAGACAGTGAATCCACAGCCTCTTCTCTTCTTGGTTCTTAGCCTGATGGTGGGATAGAGTCAGGAAGCCAGGAGCGAGGTCTGGAGGAACCCTGCAGCCCCACCCACCCCTATGCTCACCTGGAGCAGGTGCCTGTGCTTGGGAATGGTCAGATCGGACACCTTGAACCCTAGAGGGTCTCGAGAACTCTCACTCACACTCAGGTTGCAGCACTGGATTAGGGGCAGAGAGGCGCCTGGCTCAATGTCCTGTAGGCCCAGCCCCAAGTCTTGCAGGCACTAAGATGCCCGGGAGGTGTATCTGGGCCTATGCCCCCAAAGGATGCATCCTATAAGACCATATGCCGGGTCCCCTTTCCCCACAGGGCTAGGCTCTGTTCTCGCCCTCACCAGGCCCCCCATGGTCCCTCCCCCTGAAGACACTTGCCTCGTGGGCAAATCCAGGTTTTCCCTTGCAGATCTCACCCCATCACTACTCGCATACCCTACCAGCCCTGTACCTCCTAACAAGCCTTAAGCTACATTTGAACCCAAGAAAATGTGGCACTTTTAAACCAGGCTAACACCCCCATCCTTTTAGGTTTACAGTTACAGGGAAATAGAACATACCAAGTAGTAACAGTCTAGCCCGGCCCCATCCCCAAACTCACAAAGATGTGGCCCTTGTAGATGTATTCTGGCCCCCGGCGCTTGGCCACAAGCAGCATCCGTGAGAACAGGAAGAGCAGCCGCTCACCCCCTCGCAGCCGGGGGCCACCCCCTCCACCACCTCGGAAGGCGCCCTCCAGCACCAGCTCCCCGAAAGCACTGAGCTCCGGGCCAGTCCAGCCGCCCAGCCGCCGCTGCACTTCCTGTTGGGACCCCACCAGGAGCAGGGACAGGCAGGAACAGGTGGCACATAAATACACACGCCACACGGGGAGGTTAGTGACAGGGACCTGCTCTGAGCCAACCCTTTAAGGCTGCCTCGAAGCACTGACCCCCCCCCCAGGCCCACGGCTCACTCCCCACGGCCAGCCCAGACCACTCTTGGGCCACCTGGAGGCGCGCTGCGTGCTCCTGCTTGCGCTTCATGTCATTGATGTACCAGGCGACCGCTGTCATGGACACAATAGCTTCCTCTACCATCTCTCGGCCTCCAGCACCAGGGCCCTCTGcccagtgcttgcctagctccTGCCATGTGGCCAGCAGGTCAGGTACACAggcagggaagaaaagagaggacaCGAGAGTTACCAGAGCAGAAATGCACAgtaggaggcagagacagagaaaacCGGACTGTGGGACATGGGGTGCCAGTCCCTACGGCCAGTGAGACCTGACACCAAACACTGGCCCAGTTTCTGAGGCCCAGATGCCTCCCCAAGGGCAGAGTCTGGGGGAAAGTCAGAGGATACCTCTGCAGGCTTGGCCCAACTCTTGTTGGGCCCATGGTCCAGAAGTACCAGAAGGTGACCAATGGCTGGGACCTTGCCCTCGCCCAGGGGCCACAGCTGACCTGTAACAGCAGATGGTACTTGAGGATGCGCTGAACGGGTTTCAGCAGGAAGCTCTGCAGGGGCAGTGAGTGACGAAGCTGGGCCTGGCGCTCCTGCAGCCACAGGGACGCTGGTGGAGACAGCGAGAGCTCccggagcagggccagggagctgGGGGCACAGCACAGGTCAGGGGGCCTGGCAGTTCTAGGGGCGGAGCTGGAAGGGCTCAGCAAGTGGCCAGGGTTTGGGGACAGTCAGGGTCTGGCGGGGCCAAGGGCAGTCAGGGGGTACAAGGAGGAGGGCTGGCtactagcctggggcttagcaggGCTCCCCACAGCTCACCTGGGGTAGTTCATGCAGTACAACGTGTAGATGTCAAAGTCTTCACTCTGCAGGAGACAGGAGTCAGGGAAACCCCAGCTCCCAGGGCCCCCTCCAGCCTAGCCCAGGCCTGCTCGCCTCTGCCGGGCGGGTCCTGGCTGAGAAGCCTGGCTTTACTCACCCTCTGCACGAAGCACTCAGCAATATCCCCTGCGCTGCGGCTGCCCTCCAAGTCCTCCAGGAGCTCACTGTGGAGGAGGGGAAGGTGAGGAACTACCTCCATGTGTCCCCCACGGGAAGACCTCCCAATAGTCCACAGGGGCTAGGGTCTGGCGATAGCCAGGGTCTCTCAAGGGGGTGTCTTGTCCAGAGGAAGGGTCTTTGCTGACTACCGGGTACTGCAACCTGCCTAGACTTTGTCCTTGGACAGCTTCACATGCCTTAGACTGAAATCTTGTCACAACTGGTATGAACAGGGGTGGGCAGGGTGGGTTTATGTCATGACATAAAAGGGACACTatggcccaggggagaagggtgTCCTGACTGCTAAAGCCACAACCTTATTGTGATCCCGAGATCTCACCAAAGCACTCAGAGATGTCATGATCTTTGAACCCAACACCCTCCTCACAGGGCCACCAACCACCTGATTTCTCTGGGACTAAAGCAATTTCCCAGGACAAGGGACCTGCAGGGTTAAAACTGGGAAAGTCCTGAGCAAATCAGGACAAGTTGGTCACAGTGCTGACATGGCTACGACCTTCAGGCCCCACAAGACTCTTGGATTCACTGTGAGCCTGGCACTGCACTGAGACCCTCTCCTGATGTTTGGAGCTCATCCATATTCTTAGATTCCTGTCCCCTACGCTCCTGGGCCCTCACTCTATCATGAACCCTGACTGTCGTCACCCTACCCCATGTGCCAGCCTGGACCGAATGCTCCAGGGCTCTATAGTATACGTTAGGACACAGCCCCCAACAGCATTCAGCACCCCCGCCTCACCTGCTGAACTCATAGATGTCCTCAATGTTGGCAAACAGGGTGCCCACCTGCTCCACGCTCAGCCCCAGGACCCCGCCATCCAGCAGGGGACCTAGGTAGTCCTGTAGGGATGACTGGGGTCACTGGGGCCAAGGGGCCTGTCTGCGGTCCCCACTGCCCTCAGTTGCCTGCCCACCTCACCTCCACAATGCTGCGTAAGTCCCGGACATAGGCCCGCTCTGTCTCCACAATCTCACGGGCCACGCGCTCCAGCCGTGAGGGTTTTGCCGAACCGGAGACCTCAACGGGTGACAGATGCAGGCGAATGGGGGGACCTGGCAGGGGCTCTGGCCTGGAGGCTGAGCAGGCTGGGCTGGGCCCTGGAGCCAGGTCTCCCTCAGAGCCCACAGTGCTCAGGGATGTGGAACTCCCAGAACCTCGAGGGGAAGCCATGGCGGGGGCTGCAGGGGCTGCTGGGATGTGGAGTGAGAGGTCAGGGGTTCTCCCAAGCCCCCTCCCACAGCCCCCTCACCTCACTTGGCCAAATCCTTCCCAAAGgtttcttcctgtcttcctcACGGCCCAGCCTTGGTCAAGCCCCACCTTCTCCCATCAGGGCTCTCTATGAGCTTCTGCCACTAGTTTATCTACTCCACCCACCTGCTCCTCCATCGGCACAGGAAGGTAACCCTCATGCCCTTGACTAACGCCCAAACTCCTCAGATCCACAGGCCCCCGTGCAAAGCGGCCACCACACCTTTCCAGTCAGCTCTCTTCCCACTGCCGCACCTCGCCTTGCCCTGTCCAGTCACCCCCAATTTCTTACAGTTACCAAAGCCGCGGCTCAGGTCTTTGCACATACTGTTCCCAGTGTGGCCATTGTGGGGACAGTCTTCCTTGTCTTTGTCCAACTCTCTCCTCCCAACCTTTCAATTCTTGGTTAGCTATTGCCACCTCCAGGAAGCCTGACTTCCCAGACTGGATTCCCATACCTCCCAGGTGTCTGCACCACAGCCCTGGCCACTTGGTCCCAGGCTTTCCCCTCTAGACTGTCACTGATTGTGAAGAGCTGTCTTTCCCACCAGATCAGGAACTCTGTGAGGACAGGGCTGGGTTGTCTTGGTCATCCCCTGTGTTGCCAGCACTGTCCAGCACTAGACTAGTCACACAGGGTTCCTCAAATCTTGAGTAAGAAACATGCCTACAGGCTCTACCTGCCTG is a window of Ictidomys tridecemlineatus isolate mIctTri1 chromosome 15, mIctTri1.hap1, whole genome shotgun sequence DNA encoding:
- the Plekhg2 gene encoding pleckstrin homology domain-containing family G member 2 isoform X1, translated to MPEGARGLSLSKPGPSPSPSPSPGCSHRGQACECPAVGETPTAAPAAPAMASPRGSGSSTSLSTVGSEGDLAPGPSPACSASRPEPLPGPPIRLHLSPVEVSGSAKPSRLERVAREIVETERAYVRDLRSIVEDYLGPLLDGGVLGLSVEQVGTLFANIEDIYEFSSELLEDLEGSRSAGDIAECFVQRSEDFDIYTLYCMNYPSSLALLRELSLSPPASLWLQERQAQLRHSLPLQSFLLKPVQRILKYHLLLQELGKHWAEGPGAGGREMVEEAIVSMTAVAWYINDMKRKQEHAARLQEVQRRLGGWTGPELSAFGELVLEGAFRGGGGGGPRLRGGERLLFLFSRMLLVAKRRGPEYIYKGHIFCCNLSVSESSRDPLGFKVSDLTIPKHRHLLQAKNQEEKRLWIHCLQRLFFENHPASIPAKAKQVLLENSLHSALKSKTVPEPLTPPLGSPQPRDAGNFTPGRRNTAPSPGLSAARRGRRQSEPMKDPYVMFPQNDKPGFKHAGSEGELFPPSESQPTVPASGPPEDLEDAGPPSLDPSGTSITEEILELLNQRGLRDPGPAIHDSPKFPRDSQVPGDSKPLTFQALPSRDSSEEEEEEEELEMDEREPSPLHVLEGLESPSAAEIPDIPSLTKIPDIPTLPEIPEVPCLPGLSDIPSVFEMPCLPSIPSVPDIPSLPSAPAPCDSWLPCPLQEPAEALALRRELFPRSNPGELGEPPSESRAGQEQEGEGISFPDFQPQNVTQAQGFPDELEFRSCSEIRSAWQALEQGQLARPGFPEPLLILEDSDLGGGSRSGKAGAPHSERAASRVRELARLYSERIQQMQRAETRASANAPRRRPRVLAQPHPSPCLLQEQVEPGPRPAFGHVLVCELAFPLTCAQESVPLGPAARVQVAAPLSSLGGHLDGQSLNVSDLPEQGHLGIHAPAVAPLLGQGTLQNVPAPAASPLPKQEGPPAIQAPAVPAVSDQGHLEIQVPATTSLPAQRNHVDTQVPSATCLPEQGRHVNVQIPTSMAWPQHRSCSDVMVLASSPLPRQEGHLDSQNPTSILRTEQGGARADQGSASVCVQAVNLLLTHENSLDHQIPASMPLASSRHLPDTQVPGTSPLPAHGGPLDHPLPASAPLSLLQEPPDIQVPATPPSPQPQDLTDTGDTRNQVLPHSLKQAGLGDAQAPAASPLLPEHSLVDTQAPKFTPLLGQQNPLNIPVLAPTPLPEQGSSRDVQSLVPTPVQTTMVLSKPGGPSMSLDARSESSDCTPPHSPPRPTRQLLGPNAAALSRYLAASYISQSLARRQGPGGEAPAGTRGPWSSSAPTSRAPSPPPQPQPPPPPARRLSYATTVSIQVGGGGRLRPAKAQVRLNHPALLAPTQEPVGLRRAQGTPDAPFHT
- the Plekhg2 gene encoding pleckstrin homology domain-containing family G member 2 isoform X2; this translates as MPEGARGLSLSKPGPSPSPSPSPGCSHRGQACECPAVGETPTAPAAPAMASPRGSGSSTSLSTVGSEGDLAPGPSPACSASRPEPLPGPPIRLHLSPVEVSGSAKPSRLERVAREIVETERAYVRDLRSIVEDYLGPLLDGGVLGLSVEQVGTLFANIEDIYEFSSELLEDLEGSRSAGDIAECFVQRSEDFDIYTLYCMNYPSSLALLRELSLSPPASLWLQERQAQLRHSLPLQSFLLKPVQRILKYHLLLQELGKHWAEGPGAGGREMVEEAIVSMTAVAWYINDMKRKQEHAARLQEVQRRLGGWTGPELSAFGELVLEGAFRGGGGGGPRLRGGERLLFLFSRMLLVAKRRGPEYIYKGHIFCCNLSVSESSRDPLGFKVSDLTIPKHRHLLQAKNQEEKRLWIHCLQRLFFENHPASIPAKAKQVLLENSLHSALKSKTVPEPLTPPLGSPQPRDAGNFTPGRRNTAPSPGLSAARRGRRQSEPMKDPYVMFPQNDKPGFKHAGSEGELFPPSESQPTVPASGPPEDLEDAGPPSLDPSGTSITEEILELLNQRGLRDPGPAIHDSPKFPRDSQVPGDSKPLTFQALPSRDSSEEEEEEEELEMDEREPSPLHVLEGLESPSAAEIPDIPSLTKIPDIPTLPEIPEVPCLPGLSDIPSVFEMPCLPSIPSVPDIPSLPSAPAPCDSWLPCPLQEPAEALALRRELFPRSNPGELGEPPSESRAGQEQEGEGISFPDFQPQNVTQAQGFPDELEFRSCSEIRSAWQALEQGQLARPGFPEPLLILEDSDLGGGSRSGKAGAPHSERAASRVRELARLYSERIQQMQRAETRASANAPRRRPRVLAQPHPSPCLLQEQVEPGPRPAFGHVLVCELAFPLTCAQESVPLGPAARVQVAAPLSSLGGHLDGQSLNVSDLPEQGHLGIHAPAVAPLLGQGTLQNVPAPAASPLPKQEGPPAIQAPAVPAVSDQGHLEIQVPATTSLPAQRNHVDTQVPSATCLPEQGRHVNVQIPTSMAWPQHRSCSDVMVLASSPLPRQEGHLDSQNPTSILRTEQGGARADQGSASVCVQAVNLLLTHENSLDHQIPASMPLASSRHLPDTQVPGTSPLPAHGGPLDHPLPASAPLSLLQEPPDIQVPATPPSPQPQDLTDTGDTRNQVLPHSLKQAGLGDAQAPAASPLLPEHSLVDTQAPKFTPLLGQQNPLNIPVLAPTPLPEQGSSRDVQSLVPTPVQTTMVLSKPGGPSMSLDARSESSDCTPPHSPPRPTRQLLGPNAAALSRYLAASYISQSLARRQGPGGEAPAGTRGPWSSSAPTSRAPSPPPQPQPPPPPARRLSYATTVSIQVGGGGRLRPAKAQVRLNHPALLAPTQEPVGLRRAQGTPDAPFHT
- the Plekhg2 gene encoding pleckstrin homology domain-containing family G member 2 isoform X3 translates to MPEGARGLSLSKPGPSPSPSPSPGCSHRGQACECPAVGETPTAAPAAPAMASPRGSGSSTSLSTVGSEGDLAPGPSPACSASRPEPLPGPPIRLHLSPVEVSGSAKPSRLERVAREIVETERAYVRDLRSIVEDYLGPLLDGGVLGLSVEQVGTLFANIEDIYEFSSELLEDLEGSRSAGDIAECFVQRSEDFDIYTLYCMNYPSSLALLRELSLSPPASLWLQERQAQLRHSLPLQSFLLKPVQRILKYHLLLQELGKHWAEGPGAGGREMVEEAIVSMTAVAWYINDMKRKQEHAARLQEVQRRLGGWTGPELSAFGELVLEGAFRGGGGGGPRLRGGERLLFLFSRMLLVAKRRGPEYIYKGHIFCCNLSVSESSRDPLGFKVSDLTIPKHRHLLQAKNQEEKRLWIHCLQRLFFENHPASIPAKAKQVLLENSLHSALKSKTVPEPLTPPLGSPQPRDAGNFTPGRRNTAPSPGLSAARRGRRQSDKPGFKHAGSEGELFPPSESQPTVPASGPPEDLEDAGPPSLDPSGTSITEEILELLNQRGLRDPGPAIHDSPKFPRDSQVPGDSKPLTFQALPSRDSSEEEEEEEELEMDEREPSPLHVLEGLESPSAAEIPDIPSLTKIPDIPTLPEIPEVPCLPGLSDIPSVFEMPCLPSIPSVPDIPSLPSAPAPCDSWLPCPLQEPAEALALRRELFPRSNPGELGEPPSESRAGQEQEGEGISFPDFQPQNVTQAQGFPDELEFRSCSEIRSAWQALEQGQLARPGFPEPLLILEDSDLGGGSRSGKAGAPHSERAASRVRELARLYSERIQQMQRAETRASANAPRRRPRVLAQPHPSPCLLQEQVEPGPRPAFGHVLVCELAFPLTCAQESVPLGPAARVQVAAPLSSLGGHLDGQSLNVSDLPEQGHLGIHAPAVAPLLGQGTLQNVPAPAASPLPKQEGPPAIQAPAVPAVSDQGHLEIQVPATTSLPAQRNHVDTQVPSATCLPEQGRHVNVQIPTSMAWPQHRSCSDVMVLASSPLPRQEGHLDSQNPTSILRTEQGGARADQGSASVCVQAVNLLLTHENSLDHQIPASMPLASSRHLPDTQVPGTSPLPAHGGPLDHPLPASAPLSLLQEPPDIQVPATPPSPQPQDLTDTGDTRNQVLPHSLKQAGLGDAQAPAASPLLPEHSLVDTQAPKFTPLLGQQNPLNIPVLAPTPLPEQGSSRDVQSLVPTPVQTTMVLSKPGGPSMSLDARSESSDCTPPHSPPRPTRQLLGPNAAALSRYLAASYISQSLARRQGPGGEAPAGTRGPWSSSAPTSRAPSPPPQPQPPPPPARRLSYATTVSIQVGGGGRLRPAKAQVRLNHPALLAPTQEPVGLRRAQGTPDAPFHT